A segment of the Sander lucioperca isolate FBNREF2018 chromosome 7, SLUC_FBN_1.2, whole genome shotgun sequence genome:
AAAACAATAGACtgtgtttttatcacttgtcTTCTTACACCTCTGTTTCAGTGCCACCATCCATTGTCGAGAGGCCCGAGAGCCAGACCCGTCCAAGAGCAGGCACTGCCCGTTTTATGTGCCAAGCAAAGGGAGTGCCTCCGCCACTCATTAGCTGGCTAAAGAATGGAGAAGAGGTTCACTTAAATGGGAGGATTAAGATGTACAACAGGTATTGCAATCAAACATAACTAAGTACCATGTAAAGAACCTGCCTTGATCGAATAAAATGGAATTTCTTGAGTTTAGTACTGattgttaatacattttttattgtttcacaGTAAATTGGTGATTACCCAGATCATCCCTGAGGATGATGCCATCTATCAGTGCATGGCAGAGAGTGAACAGGGTTCTGTCCTGTCGTTAGCTCGCCTTATTGTGGTCATGTCCGAGGACAGGCCCAGTGCACCAAGAAATATTCATGCTGAGACCATCTCGAGCTCTGCTATCTTACTGGCCTGGGAGAGACCTCTCTACAATGCAGACAAAGTCATTGCCTACTCCATCCATTATATGAAGGCTGAAGGTGAGACCCAGAAAATCCAGAAAAATCTTTCAGGTTTTTCATTTGAGCTTAAAAACACTAGTTGTGAACTGGGAAGGTGTAAAAAGATCCAGGATGACAGGCAACCACAATACGctatctcactctctcacatGTGATCTACTTTCTTTGGTGAAGGCCATCTGTTGTTGCTGCACAGAGCAGAGGTCAAGGAAGACTCAGAATGGCAACTTCACTGAAATAACAACAGGCTTAGCCAGTCCATTGTCCGCTCCCCAGCTCATTCTGCTTGCAGTTAAAGGGACAGGATATCTTTTTAAAAGCCTCACAGTCTTGCAGACCAGTCGCATCAGgagatatttaacttttaccaTTATATTGACAGTTAAGTAACTCTATTAAGTCAAGTCTGCCTTTGTGGTAAACACATTTTTAGATGTTTAATTAGGTTTGCTTCAAGAGGCCTGGAGGCAGTTACGTGGCTGTGGCTTGCGTTACAACTGTTTATATAAAAGATGAGTGACACTCAGAAACTGCAAGCATCAAGCCTGTCAAAACACTGACTGTTTAGATGGTACATGCCTGACAACCTTTCATAGAAGccccttcttctttcttttatgATCTGCTCCATGTCAGGTCTAAACAACGAAGAATACCAAGTTGTTATTGGCAACGACACGACCAGCTATATCATCGATGACCTTGAGCCAGCTCGAAACTACAGCTTTTACATCGTGGCTTATATGCCAATGGGAGCCAGTCGTATGTCAGACCAAGTCAGTCAACATACCCTGGAGGATGGTAAGCATAGAGCTTTGAGACTCCAAGCATTCCTTGCAATAAATCACTCTGGTAGTTAAGCTCACATGCATGCAAGTGATGTGTGTACAGAGCACATTTTGAGTGGAAATAAGGGGGGTGGGCATTCTGTTGTTAGAACAATTTTCTACTCACTAACagcaaatatgtgtgtgtaaactgAAATATTAGCTTTTTGCCATCATGTTTATATTCTGAAGAAATCCATAACCACATCACAGTGAAGTATATATATTGTATCCATGTCTTTCCGCAGTGCCTTTGCGTACCCCAGAGCTAAGTCTGACCAGCCAGAGCTCCACAGATATTCAGGTGACGTGGCAGCCGCTGCCTGCCAAAGTGAGTCGCGGCCGGTTGTCTGCATACAGACTATCCTATCGTACAGCTGCGGACAGCACTGTCACCTCTGTGGAGCTACCTCAGAACAGCACCGAATATCTGCTGGAGGGCCTGCAGCCTGACACCATCTACCTGCTCCGCATGGCTGCAGCCACCCGTGTGGGCTGGTGTGAGCCTTCTGCATGGACCTCGCACCGTACACCTAAGACATCCAGCAGCAAAGGTAAACCTGCAGGAggctgaagaggaaatgttgTCATACATTTTTTAGAGCTGGTGATGTAAAGCTGTATGTTATTCTTATCTATACAATCTCATGTAATGCAGTCTCAACACAtggttatatatacatatatatatataaaaatctgGCATCTTCGGCAGGGGAAGAAGCAAACAACAATCAGATGCTATCGATCACATAGTGCTAAACTTGTAACTGGCTATGCTTTTGCTTTTGTTACATCGTTGTTTTGCTGCTCTTAGAATACCAGGAGGATCACTAGAGCTCACGCAGAGTGGCCAGCCTATGACTGGAGTTTGCTCTTGTAGCATTGTCCCACAGTCTTTGTGTTGGTTACCCAGGAACCTTTGCCCTTCGCTGTCAGTGATGTGAGAGTGGCCTCAGTCACGGGTCATAAAGAGAGGGCCTCAGGCATCTATGTGGGGGAAAGAATAGCCTCTTTTCATGGCCTGGTGTGTTGGGGGAGGCTTTTTATCCAAACACCAAAGCtggacattttgttttcaaaagttTGGGTGTATATTTAGGTGATGTAGAGCTGCACAGTAGAATTATACTTTTTTATTTGAGAGGTAGGTTAGAACATGAATACTAGTGAATGAAGAGTCTTCTAAAATGTTATGTGTATTGGTGCAATGTGCAGCTTAAATTATAACTTTGTCACACCCAAGCCATTGTTAATGAGAtgatcttccatccatccatcctttttCTATACTCAGTgtcctgttgtttttttgttcagtCTTACTTTGTGCTCAGCAATATTTTGAATATGAGTGTGTATTGATTCCATGTCTGCTGTCTCTGCCCCATAGTGCCTTCAGCCCCTACTCTTCAACTTGAGCCGCTTAACTGCACCTCCATTGTGGCACGCTGGCAAACATCCCCACAATCTGTGGCTGTCCAGGGTTACCACCTGTGTTACCATGAGGAAGGCCAACCAGAGCAGCTCATCATCAAGCTACAGGCTCAAACCTATATCTACACCATCAGTGGCCTTGGTGAGTGATGCACGCCTGTTGTCATAGCTGTCTAGTTGTGAGATGATGGGATAGTGGAGTGGctgaaaaacataaaacatgtatATTTGACAATAGTGCTTTTCTGCCATCTACACCTGTAAAATTGGTGAAGAGACAACAGGGAGTGACCTCACTCAAATGGGTCCCAATTTAATTCAGTGGGCAGTTGGAAGCTACATTTGCATTTTCACCCTCTGTCCTGATCAATATGGGCTGACCCCTCTTGCCTAACCAGTAGCCCCCTCCAGTCTGGCTGGGGTTGTGTGTGAGAGCAGGCTCCCAGGGTTAGAGGTCAGGATCCAGATGTCCCTCCCACCACCGTTTCCCATCCCACGGCTTGCATAATTACCCCTGGTCATTGTGTTCCATCCAGGGCCAGACCTGCCCTGTAAGACCCTGGCCACTACCTCCTTTAACtggacactgaaacacacaaacaaagacccCTGGGATTGGTCAAAGCTGGACCGAGCCACTGACCTCTAGCTGTGAGACAGCAGTCCTGGATTAGGACCCTTCCCCCACTGGTCGTCTGTGCTGTTCATGTAAATAACCCACAGCAATCTATATGTAGTATGAACCAGGGCCATACTgatcaaaactgttaaccataATCCTTTTGTCTGATGTGAGTCTTTAAGCACAGTGTGGTTCTTGCGCAGTTCATACTCAAAAAGTTGAAATAGCAATAGGTAGATTGTTAACTGTttttagtttaaatgtttttgtagtaATAACTTGCTAGATATGTGAAACTCTTCAGTATGATTCAATATTGATAATCACACAAGCTGCTAAATATCACTGATAAGTTCTGTTTTGGAGCCATGTTTCTTTCTGTGTTCCTACAAGGCCAGTAGGAAGGATGTGAAAGGGGGAACAAAAGAGGCCCAGCTCCTCTCTCACAGTCCTGCGCCCAGATTCTTTCTGTTCTATCTTGGCCTGACCTGGTGACCCCAGTCAAACCCCCCCTATAGTCCCATGGGCCTAGGACCCCAGCAGCTGAGTGCTGCCCCTGGCCCAGCCCCCACAGCAGGCCTGGACACACAGCCTTCACTTGTCAATACCCATAGGCTGACCTTTCACACTGAAGGCATAAAACAAATCTTAACACTCCCTAAAAACATCCTGATTTAGGAGCTATGGTAGCTTCTCAAgttaaaatgttgtgttttaaatTGATTTCATTCTAACTTCGATTgcatattttcaaacaaaagctTCCTGCCCCCAGACCTCAGTGATCTTTCTGATGTTGTTTAACCAGTACTGGATACCGCCTTATATGTCCCATAATTactttgtacttttattttatcttttaccTCATCTCACCTTTGTTGGTCCCCTCAgattttgtgatttgtttgtATTGTGTTTTAAAACACAACCTAGTGCTGATAGGATTTCATAGTTGTTGATCTTTATATGCTTTCAAAAGGGAAAGGTGGTATCATTTTCATAGAGCTTATTGATCGTGTCACCATATTTACTTGGCCTTGGGTCTGGTTGATCTATCTCATGCTCCTTACACATGACAATGCGTGATAAATGAGAGGTTGGGGTGACTCCGGAGATCATGCATTGTCCATACATGCCTTTAATAAAATCAACTGATGCTGCTCTATTTGTTAACCATCACTTTCAGGGTTTAAAATTATCAACCAAATCCTCTATTGGACTTTTTATTTGAAGTAATTTACTGTAATGTTATGTTGACCAACcttcagttttagttttagcAACATGGGTAGAAATGGCTACAAATTGATATTTGTGTTCCAGATCCAAGGAGAAAGTATCATGTCAAGATTCTGGCTGTCGGTCAAGCTGGAGATGGCTATCAGACAGACCAAACAATTAGTACTCCGGGATGTGTGTGTAAGTACTGTCCTCTGTTGTTTAATTCAAAGGTCTTACAATTTATaatggaattattttttttctcaaatttaaaaatgtgacgAAAATATGCATTTTGTTTTCCATCATTCAGCGGCTAGAGACCAACTGGAAGCGGCCCCTCCGCCTCCAGATCATGTGACTGTCTTGGCCAACAATTCATCTGCAGTGTCTCTGCGCTGGAGCCGTCCTGCTTTCTCCTCTGGAAAAGCTGTTAGCTATACAGTCCGTTGTACACCTGTGGGCATCCACAACGCCTCTGCTATACGCTACCTACAAACGTAAGATGATAATGCCCAAAATATTCAGTATTTTACCTCTGGCACGGAAGAAAAGAAGATCTTTTGGTTTGGTTGCTTACATATTTTTGTGATATTACACTGCACGTTTGCAAATTATGTGTGGATGCCGCCCTTGTACTTTTTATCATTGGCTGTTTGTAATGATGATGTACGAATTTAAGATTGCCCTACAGTTTCACATTTTATATAGTCAGTAGCTCTGGATTATTGTCTGCAAAATGCTCATAATATATGAATGATGTCTGTCCACAGTACCAGACAGAGTGTGATGGTTCAGAATTTGGATCCAAACACTCGCTATGAGTTTGTTGTGCGTCTCCATGTGGACCAGATGTCGAGTCCCTGGAGTTCTGTTGTTTACCATCAGACTCTGCCAGCAGGTAATAAATTGCTGTAAATTACTCAATCATTATTTTGCCATGACTATGTTGCTGTTTGTATATCTCATCATTTCCTCAACCGTCCAGACTCAAATCAGATAATTGCATATTTCTCAGTAAATTTCTCAGCAAGTATTGTTTATTGTGAATGTGGTTTCTCTGTCTACAGCACCTAGCCAACCACCTGCAGGAGTGCGTGTAACTCTGATCGAGGATGACACTGCTCTGGTGTCCTGGAGGGAGCCCACAGAGCCCAATGTGGTGGTTACACGCTATACCATCTTGTACGCTTCCCAGAAAGCCTGGATGGCTGGACGCTGGCAAATATTACAGAGGGAGGGTAAGTAGTGGACTGGATCACGTTATTTGTAAAGTCAGTGATGCAGAAAGTATTTTGAGGGAAATATGTGTCCCAGCACTACTTCTTACAAACACTTAAAGTAATCAAATTGCAATTTTAGACAGATATACTATAGCAGAACATCACATAGATAGCTAGTGGAAACGATGAAGTAATGCCATGAAAGAGATTTTAGAAATTCCATTAAGCACAATAAACTAACCACTGAATATATCTAAAGCACTTGTATGCCCCATAGTGTGAGTATTGGAATGTTGTAGGGCAATTTTTAAACATATAAGAAAATGTTGTTTCCAGGAAACATTTCGATATATTTTACCCTGTTGATTGTGTATCACATAGGAGCCTTCTCTCACCACGAGTTATAGTGGATTGTATCAGTTTTCTGTATTTCTAATTCTTGCTGTGTGTTTCTGCTTTTGTTTACAGGAAGCCACACAATGGCCCTGCTGGAGAAGCTGGAGGCGGGGAATGTCTACCTGGTGAAAATCTCTGCCTCCAACCAGTTCGGTGATGGGCCTTTCTCTAACATTGTGGAGCTGGCACTGAAGCGTGGAAACACCCACCGCAGCAAGAACCCCAGGCACTCTGACAGCTTCCCACATACAACAGGTAAGCATCATTAAACACTAGAGCATTCAAGATAGAGGCGTCTCATCTTGATGAGTTGATTCATTTGTAATATCAAGCTGGTAGTTATGTGGCATTAAgtttataataatagtaatgtAAAAGGAGAGCCATACTTTGG
Coding sequences within it:
- the LOC116038487 gene encoding protogenin B-like → MAKFKMKVYQDWLFFVLFLPLSSVLCFSELSFITEPSDVTLLPKDPAVLDCQAHGLPPVTIKWLKNGVRLAESEHIQFLPNGSLYIPKIKHTKEDSDEGFYQCLSQNKYGAILSQRSRLTIASISEFVLHPVPMLVTEGSVARFSCAVTSSPPTTITWELNQNTLPLRTDRITVLPNGVLQIHSVQLEDAGQYRCVATNIGSRLKSKEATLTVSQGIDPKPPQRPRIIAGPQNVTVSLHQTVVLECVATGNPWPIISWSRADSKPIDVYNAKVLGSGNLVITDVNSKHSGVYLCRATTPGTRNYTIAAANLTVLVPPSIVERPESQTRPRAGTARFMCQAKGVPPPLISWLKNGEEVHLNGRIKMYNSKLVITQIIPEDDAIYQCMAESEQGSVLSLARLIVVMSEDRPSAPRNIHAETISSSAILLAWERPLYNADKVIAYSIHYMKAEGLNNEEYQVVIGNDTTSYIIDDLEPARNYSFYIVAYMPMGASRMSDQVSQHTLEDVPLRTPELSLTSQSSTDIQVTWQPLPAKVSRGRLSAYRLSYRTAADSTVTSVELPQNSTEYLLEGLQPDTIYLLRMAAATRVGWCEPSAWTSHRTPKTSSSKVPSAPTLQLEPLNCTSIVARWQTSPQSVAVQGYHLCYHEEGQPEQLIIKLQAQTYIYTISGLDPRRKYHVKILAVGQAGDGYQTDQTISTPGCVSARDQLEAAPPPPDHVTVLANNSSAVSLRWSRPAFSSGKAVSYTVRCTPVGIHNASAIRYLQTTRQSVMVQNLDPNTRYEFVVRLHVDQMSSPWSSVVYHQTLPAAPSQPPAGVRVTLIEDDTALVSWREPTEPNVVVTRYTILYASQKAWMAGRWQILQREGSHTMALLEKLEAGNVYLVKISASNQFGDGPFSNIVELALKRGNTHRSKNPRHSDSFPHTTVSSDGIYHIDQRSMTGIIVGVCIALACIVMCALILISKGRPRKSFSHKVIAVGAAEGPHAGLSLPNNHHTENAEALIPMISHHFLDAKGGANMVINSASQIASNNQSKRWLLFKREIRNPAESDAERRASLYEAGKTVLRYEGHLGSAPLPPSSREIIYGPYHSESSHSSEGSQETGDSGHYSNEESNEEVSNPSTSQSSRPESFGSDDGTTVAELKQSFEVENEEMLSHPLHHSAPDAIRFCCTSEGSHPALHTSQAVGS